The following coding sequences are from one Photobacterium angustum window:
- a CDS encoding DUF2256 domain-containing protein yields MHKKSNLPAKVCVVCQRPFTWRKKWQQCWDEVKYCSERCRRSRQHVDSSRKKVG; encoded by the coding sequence ATGCACAAAAAATCAAATTTACCCGCTAAGGTGTGTGTGGTTTGCCAACGACCATTTACTTGGCGCAAGAAGTGGCAACAATGTTGGGATGAAGTGAAGTATTGCTCTGAACGTTGTAGGCGCTCACGCCAGCATGTGGATTCATCAAGAAAGAAAGTAGGCTGA
- a CDS encoding SDR family NAD(P)-dependent oxidoreductase — translation MNTDVKGKKWALITGGSRGIGRSLAHYFVEQGFSLILIACNDDGLIKTKVEIESQYPLSQVDIYNVDFNLSEEMEMVIPIILNRYENIDVLVNSAGVLIAGNISMSFTDLSRLINVNLLSTMMVCNFVATKMKQQGFGEIYNIGSTAGLVPVSKIAAYSATKSAIISYSQSLYDELLPFNITVCCLCPSVVNTDMTNDGRISNELKIEPEDLNKAMQFIRTLSSGAAMSMLSIRCRAIDLE, via the coding sequence ATGAACACAGATGTTAAAGGAAAAAAATGGGCCTTAATTACTGGTGGTAGCCGTGGTATTGGAAGATCTCTTGCTCATTATTTTGTTGAACAGGGGTTTTCACTTATATTAATTGCTTGTAATGATGATGGGCTAATAAAAACAAAAGTTGAAATTGAATCACAATATCCTTTATCTCAAGTAGATATATATAATGTTGACTTTAATTTATCTGAAGAAATGGAAATGGTTATTCCTATTATTCTAAATCGTTATGAAAATATTGATGTATTAGTAAATAGTGCAGGTGTATTAATTGCTGGCAATATTTCGATGTCCTTTACTGATTTGAGTCGTTTAATCAATGTTAACTTATTATCAACAATGATGGTTTGTAACTTTGTTGCGACTAAGATGAAGCAACAAGGTTTTGGTGAAATCTATAATATTGGCTCTACAGCAGGTTTAGTGCCGGTAAGTAAGATTGCAGCTTATTCAGCGACTAAGTCTGCCATTATTAGTTATAGTCAGTCGTTATACGATGAACTACTTCCATTTAATATCACCGTGTGTTGTCTTTGTCCGAGTGTTGTAAATACAGATATGACAAATGACGGAAGAATTTCTAACGAGTTAAAGATCGAACCTGAAGATTTAAATAAAGCGATGCAATTTATAAGAACGTTATCTTCTGGCGCTGCTATGTCTATGTTGTCCATTCGTTGTCGAGCCATTGATTTAGAATAA
- a CDS encoding helix-turn-helix transcriptional regulator, protein MLIVEKEKKFALNTLLDNKVSFLAKNNHIISFSGCEKITIKSSSGCVDYSENEIILLEKGHVYKFFFMNTENIDGIIYSIINKRWNKYYKFYFHYLKSKVEVLSCGLGTENYIINALYVNFYHTVNDKMISKFNESDIINSITCLVSNDLKRKWSYDLICELLYLSPATLYRELSKKNTSLKELTNHLRLTEAATLLRGTKLSVGKIAHEVGFGSSSYFGKVFKKSFNCTPVEYRKLIN, encoded by the coding sequence ATGTTAATAGTAGAGAAAGAAAAGAAGTTTGCATTAAATACTTTATTAGATAATAAGGTTTCTTTCTTAGCAAAGAATAATCATATTATTTCTTTTTCAGGATGTGAAAAGATAACTATAAAATCATCTTCTGGTTGTGTTGATTATAGTGAGAATGAAATTATTCTTTTAGAGAAAGGTCATGTTTACAAATTTTTTTTTATGAATACTGAAAATATAGATGGAATTATTTACTCTATAATTAACAAGCGTTGGAATAAGTATTATAAATTTTATTTTCATTATCTTAAATCAAAAGTAGAAGTGTTATCATGTGGTTTAGGAACAGAAAACTATATTATTAATGCATTGTATGTTAATTTTTATCATACCGTTAATGATAAAATGATTTCTAAATTTAATGAATCAGATATTATTAATTCTATTACATGTTTAGTGTCAAATGATTTGAAAAGAAAATGGAGTTACGATTTAATTTGTGAACTTCTTTATTTATCGCCTGCTACTTTATATCGGGAATTAAGTAAAAAAAACACTTCACTAAAAGAGTTAACTAATCATTTACGTTTAACGGAGGCTGCTACTTTACTTCGTGGGACTAAATTATCAGTAGGTAAAATTGCACATGAAGTTGGTTTTGGTAGCAGTTCTTATTTTGGCAAAGTATTTAAAAAGAGTTTTAACTGTACACCTGTTGAATATCGTAAACTGATTAACTAA
- a CDS encoding fimbrial protein, producing MIRIFICFFLLFSFNSFAFTCRVRSTGQIISYRGAKQADVTVSLVPKIGAHENIIIDFSQGSSEIDCKDDFPQWVIDIFWPTEGNEFIAPEKIKNGSLDWWGKRYSFPMQAQLGDTHEISDGAYHPLDVKFTLSPTSNANGVIIKKGQPIGYFEYHQENRPAKGSKMKNLRDDGDTYGWRILAGNDVVIPTGTCEANAYDTQVTLNNYNPNKSSRKNVDLSIHCAKSTNLSYSLEGQLESNTDNSVFKNTADNPAKGIGISFFNNGKKINKNEVQKIGTVNNSYKSLNLSADYGVVKGVPLSAGDVRSQVTVNITYS from the coding sequence ATGATTAGAATATTTATATGCTTTTTTCTTTTGTTTTCATTCAATTCTTTTGCTTTTACTTGCAGGGTTCGATCTACAGGACAAATAATTAGTTATAGAGGTGCAAAACAGGCAGACGTTACTGTTAGTTTAGTACCAAAAATTGGAGCGCATGAAAACATAATTATTGATTTTAGTCAGGGGTCTAGTGAGATTGACTGTAAAGATGATTTTCCCCAGTGGGTAATTGATATCTTTTGGCCAACGGAGGGTAATGAATTTATTGCGCCAGAAAAAATTAAAAATGGGTCTCTTGATTGGTGGGGAAAGAGGTATAGTTTCCCTATGCAAGCGCAACTTGGTGATACTCATGAGATATCAGACGGTGCGTATCATCCCCTAGATGTAAAGTTTACTTTATCACCAACTTCTAATGCGAATGGAGTGATAATTAAGAAAGGTCAACCGATCGGTTATTTTGAATATCATCAGGAGAATCGTCCGGCGAAAGGATCGAAGATGAAGAATTTACGTGACGATGGTGATACATATGGATGGCGAATTTTGGCTGGAAATGATGTTGTTATACCGACTGGTACTTGTGAAGCCAATGCGTATGATACTCAGGTAACACTTAATAATTATAACCCAAACAAATCTTCACGAAAGAATGTTGATTTAAGTATACATTGTGCTAAATCTACAAACTTGAGTTATAGTTTAGAAGGCCAATTAGAAAGTAACACCGATAATAGTGTATTCAAAAATACTGCTGATAATCCTGCTAAAGGCATTGGTATTAGCTTTTTTAACAATGGAAAAAAAATTAATAAAAATGAAGTTCAAAAAATAGGAACAGTAAATAACTCTTATAAATCGTTAAACTTATCAGCGGATTATGGTGTTGTAAAAGGAGTCCCTCTCTCTGCCGGGGACGTAAGATCACAGGTGACAGTGAATATCACTTATTCATGA
- a CDS encoding fimbrial protein produces the protein MDMSVPKQFLTLNIYKKKYSLILLLLPFFSNTAFSSGPPKITVYGKVVILPCESVPVNENIDIGTLKTGDFINKRSFSPWKQLTLHLEHCPINNFTVRATFNSEKGINAGDFKNTGTAKNLDIQIKNDDNDQLVNNGSYVEKKIIHNSVDYSLSVRAYSPSGNITKGTIKSTIAVTYQYL, from the coding sequence ATGGACATGTCCGTTCCCAAGCAATTTTTAACATTGAATATTTATAAAAAAAAGTATTCTTTAATTTTATTATTGTTACCTTTTTTTTCTAATACAGCATTCAGTTCTGGGCCGCCTAAAATTACTGTTTATGGTAAAGTAGTTATATTACCATGTGAGTCTGTACCCGTTAATGAAAATATTGATATTGGGACATTGAAAACAGGTGATTTTATTAATAAAAGATCTTTTAGCCCATGGAAGCAGTTAACATTACATTTAGAACATTGCCCAATTAACAATTTTACAGTACGTGCTACTTTTAATTCTGAAAAAGGCATTAACGCCGGTGATTTTAAAAATACCGGAACGGCAAAGAATTTAGATATTCAAATTAAAAATGATGATAATGATCAATTAGTAAATAATGGTAGCTATGTAGAAAAAAAAATTATACATAACTCTGTGGATTATTCCTTATCAGTAAGAGCTTATAGTCCTTCGGGAAATATCACTAAAGGCACGATCAAATCAACAATCGCTGTTACTTATCAATATCTGTAG
- a CDS encoding fimbrial protein, whose protein sequence is MSVKLVLSFIFIFFVQSAYSITLVNEIKKTSINITGNVIDNSCEVVPNNIDVNLFNNPLKQLSYKGAVTANVLFSINLIHCGDSVKAIKVVYKGEEDNIDKNLLAINKVPGSTEGVAIQLLNSNKIQKPINQLMNNTQWIPLHPGSNVINYYARLKATTNKVIYGHVRSQAIFNIEYL, encoded by the coding sequence ATGTCAGTAAAACTAGTATTATCCTTTATATTCATTTTTTTTGTACAGTCAGCATATTCTATTACGTTAGTTAATGAAATTAAAAAGACATCGATAAATATTACTGGAAATGTCATTGATAATAGTTGTGAAGTAGTCCCTAATAATATAGATGTAAATTTGTTTAATAATCCATTAAAGCAGTTAAGTTATAAAGGTGCTGTGACAGCTAATGTTTTATTTTCAATAAATCTTATTCATTGTGGTGATTCTGTAAAAGCGATAAAAGTTGTGTATAAAGGCGAAGAAGATAATATTGATAAAAATCTATTGGCAATAAATAAAGTACCAGGTTCGACAGAAGGTGTTGCAATCCAATTACTAAATTCAAACAAAATTCAAAAACCGATTAATCAATTAATGAATAATACGCAATGGATACCATTACATCCTGGTAGTAATGTGATCAACTATTATGCACGACTAAAAGCGACAACTAATAAGGTAATCTATGGACATGTCCGTTCCCAAGCAATTTTTAACATTGAATATTTATAA
- a CDS encoding fimbria/pilus outer membrane usher protein, producing MKLRIKIFLFTLFYNVNCVANTYFDPHFLTNDDSDLVDLKMFNNGLELPPGKYKVSVYVNGEYISDKEVNFVLNENKTELVPILTVGYYIQLGVKKNIFKNKKYQDQIVDISKYIKSATAVINVSKMKLLMTIPQANLTIKPKGYIPIDEWTNGVNAGLLNYNFSSGISKYDNNYESDNYLNLLTGINIGAWRFRDNSYLNQSFNSNHSNDDISSFNNLSVFAERDLPSLRSRLKIGRIYTPISDSFTTLPLRGISLSSVDQMRPDSLLGYAPDIRGVAKSEATVSVYQDGYKVYQTHVASGPFVIRDINSLTGNGDLKVIVKEADGSTHSFIVPYASSPLLKRENQTDYAITFGNYRGESGPHPTFMQATLNHGFSQGVTASTGVQLASEYQSYNIGLTKNLGSYGTLNTSVTDKRIKSANSRVKKGSIFGVKYQKDFIRSNINFGLDFSHYSKNGDLQLDDSEYFINDKTNNGSLKKNTLSISLSKNLNNSLSLYVNDNIYSYYNSCKNINNFNLSSSYYYKGISFSLGLNSQSNYNGEGNNNSVYFNTSIPMSFFNDARINTSLNDKIDDISYGLSTDLKGDSSSQLGINGSLNNGNHLTYGININRYKKSSGMSVNVNNNNNYGSQGLIFGKDNNGYNINFNATGGMIYYNGNIILGQPIYNSSALIEVNDAKNIKVTNESDVKTNKSGFAIIPTLNDYRSNRIALDPESYPNNVDIAMPIINVVPTVDAIVLAKFNAKIGYKALFKLNYKNGIIPFGASVNLLGDNKISSMVSTDGSVYLTGLPKNGKLNVEINRNESCQASYHLSNNETKKPVIVKGLLCQ from the coding sequence ATGAAATTAAGAATAAAAATATTTCTGTTTACTTTATTTTATAATGTTAATTGTGTTGCGAATACCTATTTCGATCCTCATTTTTTAACAAATGATGATAGCGATTTAGTTGATCTTAAAATGTTTAATAATGGTTTAGAACTTCCTCCGGGTAAATATAAGGTTTCCGTTTACGTAAATGGGGAATATATTTCAGATAAAGAAGTGAACTTTGTTTTAAATGAAAATAAAACTGAGTTAGTGCCAATATTAACAGTAGGGTATTATATACAGTTAGGCGTTAAAAAAAATATTTTTAAAAATAAAAAATATCAAGATCAAATCGTTGATATTTCAAAATACATTAAATCTGCGACAGCTGTAATTAATGTATCGAAAATGAAATTGTTAATGACAATCCCCCAGGCTAATTTAACTATTAAGCCAAAGGGATATATACCAATTGATGAATGGACTAATGGTGTAAATGCAGGGTTACTTAATTATAATTTTTCTTCAGGTATATCAAAATATGACAATAATTATGAAAGTGATAACTATTTAAATTTACTGACAGGTATTAATATTGGAGCTTGGAGATTTAGAGATAACTCCTATCTAAATCAAAGTTTTAATTCTAATCATAGTAATGATGATATTAGTTCATTTAATAATTTATCAGTATTTGCAGAACGAGATTTGCCATCATTAAGATCGCGATTAAAAATTGGAAGAATATATACACCAATAAGTGATTCATTTACTACGCTTCCATTACGTGGAATCTCATTGTCATCAGTCGATCAAATGAGGCCTGATAGTTTACTTGGTTATGCTCCTGACATTAGGGGGGTTGCGAAAAGTGAAGCAACAGTTTCAGTGTATCAGGATGGCTATAAGGTGTACCAAACACATGTAGCATCTGGACCATTTGTCATTAGAGATATTAATTCATTAACAGGAAATGGTGACCTTAAAGTAATTGTTAAAGAGGCAGATGGCAGTACACATTCATTCATTGTTCCTTACGCCAGTTCACCTTTATTAAAGCGTGAAAATCAAACTGATTACGCAATAACATTTGGTAACTATAGAGGTGAGAGTGGTCCTCACCCTACATTCATGCAAGCAACCCTTAATCACGGGTTTTCACAAGGGGTGACTGCTTCAACTGGTGTGCAATTAGCGAGTGAATATCAATCTTACAATATAGGATTAACGAAAAATCTAGGGAGTTACGGTACGTTAAATACTAGTGTTACAGATAAAAGAATTAAGTCTGCAAATAGTAGAGTTAAGAAAGGAAGTATTTTCGGCGTAAAATATCAGAAAGATTTTATTAGAAGTAATATAAATTTTGGCTTGGATTTTAGTCATTATTCAAAAAATGGTGATTTACAATTGGATGATTCTGAATATTTCATCAATGATAAGACTAATAATGGAAGTTTAAAGAAGAACACACTTTCAATAAGTCTTAGTAAAAACTTAAATAATTCATTGTCATTGTATGTAAATGATAACATTTATAGCTATTACAATAGCTGTAAAAATATTAATAATTTTAATCTGTCCTCCTCATATTATTACAAAGGGATTTCATTTTCTTTAGGTTTAAATAGTCAGTCTAATTATAATGGAGAAGGAAATAATAATTCTGTTTACTTTAATACATCAATTCCGATGTCATTTTTTAATGATGCAAGGATTAATACATCATTAAATGATAAAATTGATGATATAAGTTATGGGTTATCAACTGATTTGAAGGGAGATTCAAGTAGTCAATTAGGTATAAATGGTAGTTTAAATAATGGAAATCATTTAACTTATGGTATCAATATAAATAGGTATAAAAAATCAAGTGGTATGAGTGTCAATGTTAATAATAACAATAATTATGGCAGTCAAGGTTTGATATTCGGTAAAGATAACAATGGGTATAATATTAATTTTAATGCCACTGGTGGTATGATTTATTATAATGGCAATATAATACTAGGTCAGCCAATATATAACTCAAGCGCATTGATTGAAGTTAATGATGCAAAAAATATAAAAGTTACTAATGAATCAGATGTTAAAACTAATAAATCAGGATTTGCAATAATTCCTACACTTAACGACTATCGAAGTAATCGTATTGCTTTAGACCCTGAGTCTTATCCTAATAATGTAGATATAGCTATGCCTATAATAAATGTTGTCCCAACTGTTGATGCTATTGTTTTAGCAAAATTTAATGCGAAAATTGGCTATAAAGCGTTATTTAAACTTAACTATAAAAACGGAATTATTCCGTTTGGAGCATCAGTAAACTTACTTGGTGATAATAAAATATCTTCAATGGTATCTACAGATGGTTCTGTTTATCTAACAGGGCTACCTAAAAATGGTAAATTAAATGTTGAAATAAATAGAAATGAATCATGTCAAGCGAGTTACCATTTATCTAATAATGAAACCAAAAAACCGGTGATAGTGAAAGGGTTATTATGTCAGTAA
- a CDS encoding fimbrial biogenesis chaperone, giving the protein MLQLQNVVATFLKRIVLKIKFLYLCTLLIAVLTSVNTYAGIALGQTRVIFDGSKKEVELSVSNNKKDSNYLIQSYITKSNNKKTNDFIITPPLFVMKGKEENLLRIVGVNKESLAKDRESLYWVNVKAIPSLSEKDKGKNIIQIAINNRIKLFYRPHKFKVTPIKAQSMIKFSRHGDKITISNPTPYYITIINMIVGKGKLEPTMIAPYSEHKIDNKKNYRGKITYQTINDYGGTSDVIKAGSI; this is encoded by the coding sequence ATGTTGCAACTGCAAAATGTAGTTGCAACTTTTTTAAAGAGAATCGTTTTGAAAATAAAATTTTTATATTTATGCACATTATTGATTGCAGTGTTAACTTCAGTGAATACATATGCTGGTATTGCACTTGGCCAAACAAGAGTTATATTTGATGGTTCAAAAAAAGAAGTTGAATTATCAGTTTCTAATAATAAAAAAGATAGTAACTATTTAATTCAATCATATATAACAAAAAGTAATAATAAGAAAACAAATGACTTTATTATTACGCCACCATTATTTGTAATGAAGGGTAAAGAAGAAAATTTGCTCAGAATTGTCGGTGTTAATAAAGAGAGTTTAGCTAAAGATCGTGAATCATTGTATTGGGTTAATGTTAAAGCAATTCCAAGTTTATCTGAAAAAGATAAGGGGAAAAATATAATTCAAATAGCAATAAATAATAGAATAAAACTATTTTATAGGCCTCATAAGTTTAAAGTCACACCTATAAAAGCACAATCTATGATTAAGTTCTCCAGACATGGAGATAAAATAACAATATCTAACCCAACACCTTATTATATAACAATAATCAACATGATTGTTGGTAAAGGAAAGTTAGAACCAACGATGATTGCACCATATTCTGAACATAAAATTGATAATAAAAAAAATTATAGAGGAAAGATAACTTATCAAACAATTAATGATTATGGTGGGACATCTGACGTAATTAAAGCTGGTTCTATATAA
- a CDS encoding fimbrial protein has protein sequence MNKKIVISSLAILASFGVASAAFADDPTPPTTPLVVHGGTVNFKGEITAGACAVDPDSIDQTVQMGQVKAATLKDPNSVSSSHHFNIKLDDCSTATYKNVAMSFLGATDANGSLALTDAAGSAKNVGIDIYDGTNNKVKFDDSTPTTAVKFHDGTNVIPFTANYVSNSGSATPGTANATTTFSIIYS, from the coding sequence ATGAATAAGAAAATTGTAATCAGCTCGTTAGCAATATTAGCAAGTTTTGGTGTCGCATCAGCAGCATTTGCAGATGATCCAACGCCGCCAACAACACCATTAGTAGTACATGGCGGTACAGTAAACTTTAAAGGTGAAATAACAGCAGGTGCATGTGCTGTTGATCCTGATTCAATTGATCAAACAGTACAAATGGGACAGGTTAAAGCTGCTACCTTAAAAGATCCTAACTCAGTATCATCATCTCATCATTTCAATATTAAGCTAGATGACTGTAGTACGGCTACATATAAAAACGTTGCAATGTCGTTTTTAGGAGCAACAGATGCTAATGGTTCGCTGGCATTAACAGATGCTGCAGGCTCTGCAAAAAATGTTGGTATTGATATTTATGACGGTACAAATAATAAAGTTAAATTTGATGATAGTACGCCAACGACGGCCGTTAAATTCCATGATGGTACAAACGTTATCCCATTCACGGCAAATTATGTATCAAATTCGGGTAGCGCAACACCTGGTACTGCTAATGCAACAACTACGTTCAGTATTATTTATAGTTAA